In a genomic window of Phenylobacterium koreense:
- a CDS encoding coniferyl aldehyde dehydrogenase — protein MDVVAMNALLARQKAAHLRDGEPSAQKRIDRIDRAIALLVDHSAEIQDAVNADFGSRSPEATAFTDVAGSIGPLKHAREHVAKWMRPERRKPSPAILGLFGAKAEIRFQPKGVVGIISPWNFPVNLTFAPLAGVLAAGNRAMIKPSEFTPATSELMARMFASAFDDEEIAVVTGGAEIGQAFSSLAFDHLIFTGATAIARHVMRAAAENLTPVTLELGGKSPVILGKSADISVASARIMNGKTLNAGQICLAPDYVLTPRESLEPFVAGAQAAVAQMFPTMKDNPDYTAIIAQRHYDRIKGYVDEARAKGARVIELKPEGEDLSQQEHRKIAPTLIIDPTDDMKVMQEEIFGPVLPVKTYGGIDEAIGYINGHDRPLGLYYFGSDKAEQEKVLASTTSGGVTVNDVIFHVAQENLPFGGVGPSGMGAYHGQDGFREFSHAKSIYTQIKADKPLQQMRPPFGPGIRKYLEAQIKR, from the coding sequence ATGGACGTCGTCGCCATGAACGCCTTGCTGGCCAGGCAGAAGGCAGCGCATCTTCGGGACGGAGAGCCTTCCGCCCAGAAACGCATCGACCGCATCGACCGCGCGATCGCCCTATTGGTCGACCACAGCGCGGAGATCCAGGACGCGGTCAACGCCGACTTCGGCTCGCGCTCGCCCGAGGCCACCGCCTTCACTGACGTCGCCGGCTCGATCGGCCCGCTGAAACACGCCCGCGAGCACGTCGCCAAGTGGATGCGTCCTGAACGCCGCAAGCCAAGCCCGGCGATCCTCGGCCTCTTCGGCGCCAAGGCCGAGATCCGCTTCCAGCCCAAGGGCGTGGTCGGGATCATCAGCCCCTGGAACTTCCCGGTGAACCTGACCTTCGCGCCGCTGGCCGGGGTGCTGGCGGCCGGCAACCGGGCGATGATCAAGCCATCCGAGTTCACGCCGGCGACCTCCGAACTGATGGCGCGGATGTTCGCCAGCGCCTTCGACGACGAAGAGATCGCCGTCGTCACCGGCGGGGCCGAGATCGGCCAGGCCTTCTCCTCGCTGGCCTTCGACCACCTCATCTTCACCGGCGCCACCGCCATCGCCCGCCATGTCATGCGCGCCGCGGCCGAGAACCTGACGCCGGTGACGCTGGAACTGGGCGGCAAGAGCCCGGTGATCCTCGGCAAGTCGGCCGACATCTCCGTCGCCTCGGCGCGGATCATGAACGGCAAGACGCTTAACGCCGGCCAGATCTGCCTGGCCCCGGACTATGTGCTGACCCCGCGCGAGAGCCTGGAGCCCTTCGTCGCCGGCGCGCAGGCGGCCGTGGCGCAGATGTTCCCGACCATGAAGGACAATCCCGACTACACCGCCATCATCGCCCAGCGGCACTACGACCGGATCAAGGGCTATGTGGACGAGGCCCGCGCCAAGGGCGCCCGCGTGATCGAGCTAAAGCCCGAGGGCGAGGACCTCTCCCAGCAGGAGCATCGCAAGATCGCCCCGACCCTGATCATCGACCCCACCGACGACATGAAGGTCATGCAGGAGGAGATCTTCGGCCCGGTCCTGCCGGTGAAGACCTATGGCGGCATCGACGAGGCCATCGGTTACATCAACGGCCACGACCGTCCGCTGGGCCTCTACTATTTCGGCTCGGACAAGGCCGAGCAGGAGAAGGTGCTGGCCTCGACGACCTCAGGCGGGGTCACCGTCAACGACGTGATCTTCCACGTGGCCCAGGAGAACCTGCCCTTCGGCGGCGTCGGCCCCTCGGGCATGGGCGCCTATCACGGCCAGGACGGCTTCCGCGAGTTCAGCCACGCCAAGTCGATCTACACCCAGATCAAGGCGGACAAGCCGCTCCAGCAGATGCGCCCGCCCTTCGGGCCCGGCATCCGCAAGTACCTGGAGGCCCAGATCAAGCGTTAG
- a CDS encoding metalloregulator ArsR/SmtB family transcription factor: MSETQLKTLLAFFKAMSNESRLRIVGLLAARERSVQELAELLDLKEPTVSHHLAALKALGVVRARAEGVMRWHWLDIDALARMNRALLEPSGMAAITPKAESWEAKVLSGFVDEAGKLKVIPSSRRKRAVVLAWLARRFEDGRRYPEAEVNEIIQKIHWDSATLRREMIGHRMLARESGVYWRLPEEDWAQG; this comes from the coding sequence ATGTCGGAAACCCAGCTCAAGACTCTGCTCGCCTTCTTCAAGGCGATGTCGAACGAGAGCCGTCTGAGAATCGTCGGGCTGCTGGCCGCGCGTGAGCGGAGTGTGCAGGAACTGGCTGAACTCCTTGATCTTAAGGAGCCGACGGTCTCGCATCATCTGGCGGCCTTGAAGGCGCTGGGCGTGGTGAGGGCCCGGGCCGAGGGGGTCATGCGATGGCATTGGCTGGACATCGACGCCCTGGCGCGAATGAACCGGGCGCTCCTCGAGCCGTCCGGCATGGCCGCCATCACCCCCAAGGCCGAGAGCTGGGAAGCCAAGGTGCTTTCCGGCTTCGTGGACGAGGCTGGAAAGCTGAAGGTCATCCCCTCCAGCCGCCGCAAGCGAGCCGTGGTCCTCGCCTGGCTGGCGCGAAGGTTCGAGGACGGACGCCGCTATCCCGAGGCCGAGGTCAACGAGATCATCCAGAAAATCCACTGGGACAGCGCCACCCTGCGTCGCGAGATGATCGGCCACCGGATGCTTGCGCGCGAGTCCGGCGTCTACTGGCGGCTGCCCGAGGAGGACTGGGCGCAGGGCTAA
- a CDS encoding DUF1476 domain-containing protein: MTTFDDRERGFEKKFELDQEQEFKAGARRNRLLGEWAAGLMGLSADSVAEYAKAVVKSDFELPGDEDVLRKVFEDLKGSGVAISEGEVRMKMDELLAQAREQLRSGE, translated from the coding sequence ATGACGACCTTCGACGATCGCGAGCGTGGCTTTGAAAAGAAGTTCGAGCTCGACCAGGAGCAAGAATTCAAGGCCGGGGCGCGTCGCAACCGCTTGCTGGGCGAATGGGCTGCGGGCCTGATGGGCCTGTCCGCCGACAGCGTCGCCGAATACGCCAAGGCAGTGGTGAAGTCCGACTTCGAACTGCCCGGCGATGAAGACGTGCTGCGCAAGGTCTTCGAAGACCTGAAGGGCTCCGGCGTCGCCATCAGCGAGGGCGAAGTCCGTATGAAGATGGACGAACTGCTGGCCCAGGCGCGCGAGCAACTGCGCTCCGGCGAATAG
- the purC gene encoding phosphoribosylaminoimidazolesuccinocarboxamide synthase, which produces MTTRRKKIYEGKAKILYEGPEPGTLIQYFKDDATAFNDQKRAILEGKGVINNRISEYVMTKLNSIGVQNHLIRRLNLREQLIREVEIIPLEVVCRNVAAGSLSQRFGLPEGQPLPRSIIEFYLKDDKLGDPMVAEEHITAFNWASTQEIDDMMALTLRVNDFLTGLFAGVGITLVDFKVEFGRIYENDFSRVILADEISPDSCRLWDSQTNEKLDKDRFDRDMGDVIEGYTEVARRLGIMKEMPTVIQGGLH; this is translated from the coding sequence ATGACCACCCGCCGCAAGAAGATCTACGAAGGCAAGGCCAAGATCCTCTATGAGGGCCCCGAGCCCGGAACGCTCATCCAGTATTTCAAGGATGACGCCACCGCCTTCAACGACCAGAAGCGCGCCATCCTCGAAGGCAAGGGTGTCATCAACAACCGCATCAGCGAGTACGTGATGACCAAGCTGAACTCCATCGGGGTTCAGAATCACCTCATCCGCCGCCTGAACCTGCGCGAGCAACTGATCCGCGAGGTCGAGATCATCCCGCTCGAGGTCGTCTGCCGCAACGTCGCCGCCGGCAGCCTGTCGCAGCGCTTCGGCCTGCCCGAAGGCCAGCCGCTGCCGCGCTCGATCATCGAGTTCTACCTGAAGGACGACAAGCTGGGCGATCCGATGGTCGCCGAAGAGCACATCACCGCCTTCAACTGGGCCTCGACCCAGGAAATCGACGATATGATGGCCCTCACCCTGCGCGTGAACGATTTCCTGACCGGGCTTTTCGCCGGGGTCGGAATCACCCTGGTCGACTTCAAGGTCGAGTTCGGCCGCATCTATGAGAACGACTTCTCGCGCGTAATCCTCGCCGACGAGATCAGCCCCGATTCCTGCCGCCTCTGGGACAGCCAGACCAACGAGAAGCTGGACAAGGACCGCTTCGACCGCGACATGGGCGATGTCATCGAGGGCTACACCGAAGTCGCCCGTCGTCTCGGCATCATGAAAGAGATGCCCACCGTCATCCAAGGAGGCCTGCACTAG
- the purS gene encoding phosphoribosylformylglycinamidine synthase subunit PurS, whose translation MRAKVHVFLKPGVLDVQGKAVENALHGLGWPQVDGVRVGKTIEFDLKDASDKAAAEAEVKQMCERLLANTVIESYRIEVA comes from the coding sequence GTGCGCGCGAAAGTTCATGTGTTCCTGAAGCCCGGCGTGCTGGATGTTCAGGGCAAGGCCGTCGAAAACGCGCTGCACGGCCTGGGCTGGCCGCAGGTCGACGGCGTGCGCGTCGGCAAGACCATCGAGTTCGACCTGAAGGACGCCAGCGACAAGGCCGCCGCCGAAGCCGAGGTCAAGCAGATGTGCGAACGCCTGCTCGCCAACACCGTCATCGAAAGCTACCGGATCGAGGTGGCGTGA
- a CDS encoding TonB-dependent receptor — MTRRFGALACSVSGLALLVSTPALAQSASSPETAVTVEDIVVTAQRRSENIRDVPFAVSAVNNETMAEVAAGGADILSMTARVPSLQVESSNGRYAPRFYIRGLGNVDFDFNASQPVSVVLDDVVLENVFLKGFPLFDVQQLEVLRGPQGTLFGRNTPAGVIKIDTVKPTNDFNGFGSVAVGNLGSVRAETGVTIPLSDTLQVRVAGLWNHRDDWVDNMYDAPFVDRNGKDLGNFDDVAGRVHVAWKPTDRFSALLTLQARDYDGTGTLNRANVLTKGSNELNANFDRDRVYYDGGRNNFQKQETRSGSLQMAYDFGPATLTGVVGSYWGASKGNGDIDGGVASAPAGAPYKTPFNSETGTLDSDLTQDTYELRLASNGDGRFGWQVGAFYWEERFNLISATFNGVGGLAPTIVTDIVQESDSWSVFGQGNYQVTDALKLTAGLRYTDDNRDFRGQRTLGAPLDVTEKVGDEQVSWDISALYEVNDDLNLFARVANGYRGPSIQGRIATSNVVTTADSETVMSYEAGLKSRLWDGRARFNATAYIYEVSDPQFTAIGGEGNFNQLINADKGEGYGIELDGDVYLGAGFSLAGGFAWNHTEIKDDGLLVAFCGAACTVTDPIVNVGATRRANIDGNPFPQAPEYTANLTLNYVRTLASGAQIFASTDWVMQKDFNLFLYESVEFMQDTSFEGGARVGWRDLDLGLEAALYVRNMTDEANVIGAIDFNNLTAFVNEPRTFGIQLTKRF, encoded by the coding sequence ATGACACGTCGTTTCGGCGCGCTTGCCTGTTCGGTGAGTGGCCTGGCTCTCCTCGTTTCCACGCCCGCCCTGGCCCAGTCGGCGAGCTCGCCGGAAACCGCCGTCACCGTTGAGGATATCGTCGTCACCGCGCAGCGCCGCAGCGAGAACATCCGCGACGTCCCGTTCGCCGTGAGCGCGGTTAACAACGAGACCATGGCCGAGGTGGCCGCCGGCGGCGCCGACATCCTGTCGATGACCGCGCGCGTGCCCAGCCTGCAGGTCGAAAGCTCGAACGGCCGCTACGCCCCGCGCTTCTACATCCGCGGCCTCGGCAACGTGGACTTCGACTTCAACGCCTCCCAGCCGGTCTCTGTCGTGCTCGACGACGTGGTGCTGGAGAATGTCTTCCTGAAGGGCTTCCCGCTGTTCGACGTCCAGCAGCTCGAAGTGCTGCGCGGGCCGCAGGGCACCCTGTTCGGCCGCAACACCCCGGCCGGCGTGATCAAGATCGACACCGTCAAGCCGACCAACGACTTCAATGGATTCGGCTCCGTCGCGGTCGGCAACCTGGGTTCGGTCCGCGCCGAGACCGGCGTCACGATCCCCCTCAGCGACACCCTGCAGGTGCGCGTGGCCGGCCTCTGGAACCATCGGGACGACTGGGTCGACAATATGTACGACGCGCCGTTCGTCGATCGTAACGGCAAGGACCTGGGCAACTTCGACGACGTCGCCGGCCGCGTCCACGTGGCCTGGAAGCCGACCGACCGCTTCTCGGCCCTGCTGACCCTGCAGGCCCGCGACTATGACGGCACCGGCACGCTGAACCGCGCCAATGTGCTGACCAAGGGCTCGAACGAGCTGAACGCCAATTTCGATCGCGATCGCGTCTATTACGACGGCGGCCGCAACAACTTCCAGAAGCAGGAAACCCGCTCGGGCTCGCTGCAGATGGCCTACGACTTCGGCCCGGCGACCCTGACCGGTGTGGTCGGCTCCTACTGGGGCGCCTCCAAGGGCAACGGCGACATCGACGGCGGCGTGGCCTCGGCCCCGGCCGGCGCGCCCTACAAGACGCCGTTCAACTCCGAGACCGGCACCCTCGACAGCGACCTGACCCAGGACACCTACGAGCTGCGGCTGGCGTCGAACGGCGACGGCCGGTTCGGTTGGCAGGTCGGCGCCTTCTACTGGGAAGAGCGCTTCAACCTGATCTCGGCCACCTTCAACGGTGTGGGCGGTCTTGCGCCGACCATCGTCACCGACATCGTGCAGGAGTCGGACTCCTGGTCGGTGTTCGGCCAGGGCAATTATCAGGTCACCGATGCCCTGAAGCTGACCGCCGGTCTGCGCTATACCGATGACAATCGCGACTTCCGTGGCCAGCGCACCCTGGGCGCGCCGCTGGACGTGACCGAGAAGGTCGGCGACGAGCAGGTTAGCTGGGACATCAGCGCGCTCTACGAGGTCAATGACGACCTGAACCTCTTCGCCCGCGTGGCCAACGGCTATCGCGGCCCGTCGATCCAGGGCCGCATCGCCACCTCGAACGTGGTGACCACCGCCGATTCCGAAACCGTGATGTCCTACGAAGCCGGCCTCAAGTCGCGCCTGTGGGACGGCCGGGCCCGCTTCAACGCCACCGCCTACATCTACGAGGTCTCCGACCCGCAGTTCACGGCGATCGGCGGCGAAGGCAATTTCAACCAGCTGATCAACGCCGACAAGGGCGAGGGCTACGGCATCGAACTGGACGGCGACGTCTATCTCGGCGCGGGCTTCAGCCTGGCCGGCGGCTTTGCCTGGAACCACACCGAGATCAAGGACGACGGTCTGCTGGTCGCCTTCTGCGGCGCGGCCTGCACCGTCACCGATCCGATCGTGAACGTCGGCGCGACCCGTCGCGCCAACATCGACGGCAACCCGTTCCCGCAGGCACCGGAATACACCGCCAATCTGACCCTGAACTACGTCCGCACCCTGGCCAGCGGGGCGCAGATCTTCGCCTCCACCGACTGGGTCATGCAGAAGGACTTCAACCTGTTCCTCTATGAGTCGGTCGAGTTCATGCAGGACACCTCGTTCGAGGGCGGCGCCCGCGTCGGCTGGCGTGACCTGGACCTCGGCCTGGAAGCGGCGCTCTACGTCCGCAACATGACCGACGAGGCCAACGTCATTGGGGCCATCGACTTCAACAACCTGACGGCGTTCGTCAACGAGCCGCGGACCTTCGGGATCCAGCTCACCAAGCGCTTCTAA
- a CDS encoding metallophosphoesterase, with translation MRDTPASPDRRLFLGATAAVAASPLLAGLSPPVVGRVLAMSDLHSAYERSGQLLAALEAEVASGPAPHVIAINGDIFERGNVAAVRSEGAIDWAFIGEAARIAPTVVNLGNHDNDIIPDLADVVARLRALGVTVVSTIVDARTKAPYASATAVVPLGTRTLRVVGIATNALNTYPAASRSTLDIPAPAEWARTHLPAALSGADVAIVLSHAGVAPDREILPLLPAGVPMIGGHNHLLFQHRQGGNLYVHTGSWSNAYTAMTMYADGSADAVSKAVAVNAMSSPRLATLIPGILAEALTDQERTILGASPAALSLGQTGRAVAAAMAAATGAHAGFIGHTTLGTGLPAGPVSRHAFDAVVRFEGKFMIAEVSRERLAAFMARSNQDRPMPLDHRNGDFLYGDTIARRAGPLVRIVTTDWCASNQAEYFGVSDLVFREIPDLRLKPVAAKALLTGQS, from the coding sequence GTGCGCGACACTCCTGCTTCTCCCGACCGTCGTCTGTTCCTCGGAGCAACCGCCGCCGTCGCCGCGAGCCCGCTGCTGGCCGGCCTTTCGCCCCCTGTCGTCGGGCGCGTGCTGGCCATGTCCGACCTGCATTCGGCCTATGAGCGGAGCGGTCAGCTTCTCGCCGCACTTGAGGCGGAGGTCGCCAGCGGGCCGGCCCCCCACGTCATCGCCATCAACGGCGATATCTTCGAGCGCGGTAATGTCGCGGCCGTGCGCTCGGAAGGCGCCATCGACTGGGCGTTCATCGGCGAGGCGGCCAGGATCGCGCCGACCGTCGTCAATCTCGGCAACCACGACAACGACATCATCCCGGACCTTGCCGATGTCGTCGCCCGGCTCCGCGCCCTTGGCGTCACGGTCGTCAGCACCATCGTCGACGCCCGGACGAAGGCCCCCTACGCCTCTGCCACTGCCGTCGTGCCTCTGGGAACCCGCACCCTTAGGGTCGTCGGCATCGCCACGAACGCACTGAACACCTATCCGGCGGCCAGTCGTTCGACCCTGGACATCCCCGCCCCGGCCGAGTGGGCGCGCACGCACCTGCCGGCGGCGCTATCGGGCGCGGACGTGGCCATCGTGCTGAGCCACGCCGGCGTTGCGCCTGATCGGGAGATCCTGCCGCTGCTGCCAGCGGGCGTGCCGATGATAGGCGGCCACAATCACCTGCTGTTCCAGCATCGGCAGGGTGGAAACCTCTATGTCCACACCGGATCGTGGAGCAACGCCTACACGGCCATGACCATGTATGCGGACGGCTCCGCCGACGCGGTGTCCAAGGCGGTCGCCGTGAACGCCATGTCCTCGCCGCGTCTCGCGACCCTGATCCCCGGCATCCTCGCCGAGGCCCTGACGGATCAGGAGCGGACGATCCTGGGCGCCTCGCCCGCCGCGCTGTCTCTCGGCCAGACCGGACGCGCCGTCGCCGCAGCCATGGCCGCCGCGACGGGCGCCCATGCCGGCTTCATCGGCCATACAACTCTGGGAACGGGCCTTCCGGCAGGCCCGGTCTCTCGCCACGCCTTCGACGCCGTCGTGCGTTTCGAAGGAAAGTTTATGATCGCGGAGGTCTCTCGCGAGCGGCTGGCCGCCTTCATGGCTCGCTCGAACCAGGACCGCCCGATGCCGCTGGACCATCGGAACGGCGACTTCCTCTATGGCGACACGATCGCCCGCCGCGCCGGTCCCCTCGTCCGGATCGTGACCACCGACTGGTGCGCGTCCAACCAGGCCGAATATTTTGGCGTCTCCGACCTCGTATTCCGAGAGATTCCCGACTTGCGGCTCAAGCCGGTGGCCGCAAAGGCGCTTCTCACCGGCCAGTCCTGA
- the purQ gene encoding phosphoribosylformylglycinamidine synthase subunit PurQ has protein sequence MKAAVIVFPGSNCDRDCKVAVERSTGAKVDMVWHAETELPQGLDLIVLPGGFSYGDYLRCAAIATLSPVMSEVRAAADRGVAVVGICNGFQVLTEAKMLPGALLRNEKLKYVCKPVSLEVTNAQTRFTAGYAGRRQVEMTVGNGEGNYFADEETLDRLEGEGQVVFRYLDNPNGSSRDIAGIVNKQGNVIGLMPHPDRAFETELGSADGAILFQSALASA, from the coding sequence ATGAAAGCCGCTGTCATCGTCTTCCCCGGTTCCAACTGCGATCGTGACTGCAAGGTCGCCGTCGAACGCTCCACCGGAGCGAAGGTCGACATGGTCTGGCACGCCGAGACCGAGCTGCCGCAGGGCCTGGACCTGATCGTGCTGCCCGGCGGCTTTTCCTATGGCGACTACCTTCGCTGCGCCGCCATCGCGACACTGTCGCCGGTCATGAGCGAGGTTCGCGCCGCCGCCGACCGCGGCGTCGCAGTCGTCGGCATCTGCAACGGCTTCCAGGTTCTGACCGAGGCCAAGATGCTTCCGGGCGCCCTGCTGCGGAACGAGAAGCTGAAATATGTCTGCAAGCCGGTGAGCCTCGAGGTCACCAACGCCCAGACCCGCTTCACCGCCGGCTATGCCGGCCGCCGGCAGGTCGAGATGACCGTGGGCAACGGCGAGGGCAACTACTTCGCCGACGAGGAGACGCTGGACCGGCTGGAGGGCGAGGGCCAGGTGGTCTTCCGCTATCTCGACAACCCGAACGGCTCCTCGCGCGACATCGCCGGCATCGTCAACAAGCAGGGCAATGTGATCGGCCTGATGCCGCACCCGGACCGCGCCTTCGAGACAGAGCTGGGTTCGGCCGACGGAGCGATCCTCTTCCAGAGCGCCCTGGCCAGCGCCTAG
- a CDS encoding sensor histidine kinase has translation MPALNGEWAISEVQCRNLFQNIREGFFVGEIVRDDAGRPVDYVFLEVNDAFTRQTDLSADATVGRRVTEAIPGIGNDTIETYGRVVDSGQPASFEIEVSALGHRSYEARAHSLGCDRFAVLFLEITERKRVEKALAESRAMLSDIVGTVDQIVWSALPDGRHDFFNSRWYEFTGARAGSNEEATWASLRHPDDREQVSERWLRSLATGEPYEIEYRLLHHSGQYRWILGRAHPVRNAAGEIIRWMGTFTDIDAAKRAEAELRESEEQFRTMAEALPQLVWMADDQGRIYWYNRRWYEYTGAAPQEAEGWGWRKAVHPEHAARVAEGVQLSAETGEPWEDTFPLRGADGEYRWFLSRATPLHDARGRITRWFGASTDITEKQKLEEFQALLIREISHRVKNSLALVSALLDLQARSLEGGLRAALDDAASRVGAVARVHDQLFRQATTREIDLKPFLSNLAVAIATSAPEHETVIDVEPAIVPADIAVPIGLFVNELITNAYKYAYPEGDEGEVRITGERTDEEHYRLAVSDLGVGLPKGFDLARAYESLGMRIITTLAKQLGGELTADSTEPGARFALVFPVRPAPPLAA, from the coding sequence ATGCCCGCCCTAAACGGGGAATGGGCGATCAGCGAGGTCCAGTGCCGCAACCTCTTCCAGAACATTCGTGAAGGCTTCTTCGTCGGCGAGATCGTTCGCGACGACGCCGGGCGGCCGGTCGATTACGTCTTCCTCGAAGTCAACGACGCCTTCACGCGCCAGACAGATCTGAGCGCGGATGCGACCGTCGGCCGGCGCGTGACGGAAGCCATTCCCGGCATAGGGAACGACACTATCGAGACCTATGGCAGGGTCGTGGACAGCGGGCAGCCCGCCTCCTTCGAGATCGAGGTCTCCGCCCTGGGGCATCGATCGTATGAAGCGCGGGCGCACTCGCTTGGGTGCGACCGCTTCGCAGTCCTCTTTCTCGAGATCACCGAGCGCAAGCGTGTCGAGAAGGCGTTGGCCGAAAGCCGCGCCATGCTCTCGGACATCGTGGGGACGGTCGACCAGATCGTCTGGTCGGCGTTGCCGGACGGCCGCCACGACTTCTTCAATTCGCGATGGTACGAATTCACCGGCGCGCGCGCCGGCTCGAACGAGGAGGCGACGTGGGCCTCGCTGCGCCACCCCGATGACCGAGAGCAGGTGTCCGAACGCTGGCTCCGCAGCCTCGCTACTGGCGAGCCCTACGAAATCGAATATCGGCTGCTGCACCATTCCGGCCAGTACCGCTGGATCCTCGGCCGCGCCCACCCCGTCCGCAACGCTGCTGGCGAGATCATCCGCTGGATGGGGACGTTCACCGACATCGACGCCGCCAAACGTGCGGAAGCTGAGCTGCGGGAGAGCGAAGAGCAGTTCCGCACCATGGCCGAGGCCCTGCCGCAGCTCGTCTGGATGGCGGACGATCAGGGGCGCATCTATTGGTACAACCGCCGCTGGTACGAATACACCGGAGCCGCCCCGCAAGAGGCCGAGGGCTGGGGCTGGCGCAAGGCCGTCCACCCCGAGCACGCGGCCCGGGTCGCCGAAGGCGTTCAGCTTTCCGCAGAAACCGGGGAACCTTGGGAGGACACCTTCCCACTGCGCGGCGCGGACGGCGAATATCGCTGGTTCCTATCCCGCGCGACGCCGCTGCACGACGCGAGGGGCCGCATCACGCGCTGGTTCGGAGCCAGCACCGACATCACTGAGAAGCAGAAACTGGAGGAATTCCAGGCGCTTCTGATCCGCGAGATCAGTCATCGCGTGAAAAACAGCCTCGCACTGGTTTCGGCGCTGCTCGATCTCCAGGCCCGGAGCCTGGAGGGCGGCCTGCGCGCGGCCCTGGACGACGCGGCCTCGCGAGTGGGCGCGGTGGCGAGGGTCCACGATCAGCTCTTCCGGCAGGCGACCACGCGGGAGATCGACCTCAAGCCATTTCTCTCGAACCTGGCAGTCGCGATCGCGACCAGCGCGCCGGAACACGAGACGGTCATCGACGTGGAGCCGGCGATCGTGCCTGCCGACATCGCCGTGCCAATCGGATTGTTCGTCAACGAGCTCATCACCAACGCCTACAAATACGCCTACCCCGAGGGCGACGAAGGCGAGGTCCGAATAACGGGCGAGCGCACGGACGAGGAACACTACCGGCTCGCGGTTTCGGACTTGGGCGTCGGCCTTCCGAAGGGTTTCGACCTTGCTCGCGCCTATGAGAGCCTTGGGATGAGGATCATCACCACCCTGGCGAAACAGTTGGGGGGCGAACTGACGGCGGACTCGACCGAACCGGGCGCTCGGTTCGCCCTCGTGTTCCCGGTCAGGCCGGCCCCGCCCCTGGCGGCCTAG
- a CDS encoding PEPxxWA-CTERM sorting domain-containing protein, with amino-acid sequence MHKLLSAVLAGSAVAALSLGAANAAVVVDGYTLDTGSFGAQTGVHSAGAQTGPVVNAYVNQDNSTVTFSTTSGDLSVNGSGEAIIDGDPLLENLTVDFQKAWDKITFNLESQKGPDAPAQSDFTLLVNGLALFSATPNVGDDPCTFCIVNNGENKFTVSGPGITQLAFTFDPAIADGKQFRVEGLSSAIPEPATWAMMIIGFGGAGGMLRLSRKRRLLALSNA; translated from the coding sequence ATGCATAAACTGCTCAGCGCAGTGTTAGCTGGGAGCGCCGTCGCCGCGCTCTCGCTCGGCGCCGCAAACGCCGCAGTCGTAGTCGATGGCTACACCTTGGACACCGGATCCTTCGGCGCTCAGACCGGAGTCCACTCGGCTGGCGCACAGACCGGACCAGTCGTCAACGCCTACGTCAATCAAGACAACTCGACCGTCACGTTCAGCACCACCTCTGGCGACCTGTCGGTCAACGGCTCTGGCGAAGCCATCATCGACGGCGATCCGCTGCTCGAGAACCTGACTGTCGATTTCCAGAAAGCCTGGGACAAGATCACCTTCAACCTGGAATCGCAGAAGGGGCCGGATGCTCCTGCGCAATCCGATTTCACGCTGCTGGTGAATGGTCTGGCGCTCTTCTCGGCGACCCCGAACGTGGGTGATGACCCCTGCACGTTCTGCATCGTCAACAACGGTGAGAACAAATTCACCGTCTCGGGGCCGGGCATCACCCAGCTTGCCTTCACCTTTGATCCTGCCATCGCCGACGGCAAGCAGTTCCGCGTCGAAGGCCTGAGCTCCGCAATTCCGGAACCCGCCACCTGGGCGATGATGATCATCGGGTTTGGCGGCGCCGGCGGGATGCTGCGGCTTTCGCGCAAACGTAGGCTTCTGGCGCTCTCCAACGCCTGA